DNA from Halobaculum sp. XH14:
GTCGGGGCGAGTTCGACTTCGGAGAGCCAGCCGTCGCTGCCGCCGCCCTCGATGCCGTAGTACTCCCGGCTCACGTCACCGACGTACGGCTTCCCGATGAAGTTGGACTCGACGGTTCTGACCGGTCCCCGGGTGGCGGGCACGGTGTGGCGGAGCCGGAACCAGTCCCAGTAGTCCGCGTGGACCTGCAGCGCCGTCCAGTCGTCCTCGGGCGACGCGTACGCCCGGACGTGGAGGCGCGACCCGAGGTAGGGGCCGTCCCTGAGCTGGTAGCTCTCCTCGACCCAGCGCCCCCTGCCGTCGCTCAGGTTCGTGTCGATGAACGTGTACCGGACCGCGCCGTGAGCGCCGGTCCACTCGAACCCGGTCGGCCTGATCTCGACGACCTGGCTCTCGTTGTTCGTCCCGTTGGCGACCGATCGATCGGCCGTGGCGGACTCGTTCGGAGTCAGCGTGGCGTTGGGCGTGAGCGTCGCGTTCGGAGTGGAAATCACGCTCAGAGTGGCAGTCGCGTTCGCAGTGGCAGTCGGGGTCGCAGTGGCCGTCGCGTTCGAGTCGGCCGGCGGCCCCGGCGTCCCTGCCGTCCCCGCCGCTCCGTCGGCTCCCGTTCCGGTTTCGTCGTCGGTGCCGTCGGCCGATTCGGTTCCGTTCACCGATGCGGTATCGGCGGCTGTCGTGCCGTTCGCGGGGCCGTCACCGCCGAGGAACGTACCGTTCCGGCTCGCGTTCTCACCCTCGTACTCCACCGGCTGGAAGTCGAGGTCCCCCCGCTTGGTCAGCGCGTGCCGGACGTTCTCCTCCGAGCCGTGGACGATGATGTTGATGGCGAGCGTCCGACCGGCGACGGACCGCCCGCTGCTGGTGTAGGGCCACAGCGCGCTCCCGTCGTCGGTCGGTCGGATGAGCCGTTCCTGGGCGACCTGATCGGCGTCGCCGGCGGCTCCGGTCCCCGACTCGAACGCGCCCGAGAGCCCCCACATGGCGGCCGTGAGGAGCAGGAGCGTGACCGCGAGCGCGCGCCGACGAGAGACCATCCGTTCCGTCCAGAGACGGGCCGCTCGGGTATAAGCTGTCTGCCGGATGGCGCGCTGCCGTCGCTTCAGGAGCCGGTGAAGTCGATGCGGCCCCCGGAGTCGCCGTCCCGCTCGACGCCGCTCCCGCCGATGTGCTCGAAGCGGTACGCCTCGTCGGTCAGCACCACCGAGCCGTCCTCGACGCCGACCTCGACCGTCTCCAGCATCGCCCCCTCGCAAGGGCCGAAATCACAGATGCCGGTGTCAAGCTGGAACGTCGCGCCGTGTTTCTGACAGACGACTTCCCCGTTTCTGACCAGTCCGCCGTCGCCCGAGTCGAGGCGGACGTCGGTCCAGTGCTGGCAGACGTTCCGGAACGCGACCACCGTGCCGTCCGAGAGCCGCGTGAGGAACGCCTCCTCGAGGGCTCCGTCCGCGTCGCTGACGGTGAACAGCAGCGTCGTGTCCCCGGGCACGTCTTCGAGGGCGGCGATGCGGGCGGGTTCGTCGCTCACTGCTTCGTCTCAGACGGCGGGGGGTCGTGGTTCGTTCGGTTTCGATTCGTCCGTTGGACCGGATGCTCTGTTCTTCCAGCGGCTGACGGGTACGGGACCGCGAAAGCCCCCGCGTCGCTGCGGTCGCGCGGCCGGCTGCGCTCCTCGGCTCGCTGCGCTCGCCTGCGGTGCTTGACCGCCCGTGCTTCCCGCAGCGACGCGGCCCCTTTCAGTCCCACCCCGTTGACCGGTCGGGCGAGCGCGTTCGCGGGCGTTCGGACGCGTACCGGGGAACGCGGCAGTCGTTGTCGGGCGAGAGGCTGGCGAGTGTCGCCGGGTGGCAGTCGAGCAGTCGTCGTCAGTCGTCGGTGGGGTCCATGTCGCTGTCGGGGCCGTGGGCGTCGTCGACCGCGTCGTCCGGTTCGTCGCCGTAGCACTCCCGCTCAACGCGGTCGGCGTACAGTCGTGAGAGCAGGTTCGTCACGGGACCGCCGCCGATCTCCACGCCGTCGACCGACTCGACCGGGCGAATCTCGCGGACCGAGGAGGTGAGGAACGCCTCGTCGGCCGCGCGCACGTCGTCCGGGACGTAGCTCCCCTCCTCCACCGGGAACCCCTCCTCGCGGGCGACGTCGAGGACCTCGGCGCGGGTGATGCCGGGCAGGACCGGGCCGTCGAGCGACGGGGTGCGGATGGCGTCGTCGGCGACGAAGAACAGGTTCGCCATGGCGCACTCGGCGACGGTCCCGTCGGCGTCGAGCATGAGGG
Protein-coding regions in this window:
- a CDS encoding Rieske (2Fe-2S) protein yields the protein MSDEPARIAALEDVPGDTTLLFTVSDADGALEEAFLTRLSDGTVVAFRNVCQHWTDVRLDSGDGGLVRNGEVVCQKHGATFQLDTGICDFGPCEGAMLETVEVGVEDGSVVLTDEAYRFEHIGGSGVERDGDSGGRIDFTGS